The Gasterosteus aculeatus chromosome 8, fGasAcu3.hap1.1, whole genome shotgun sequence genome has a window encoding:
- the gng12b gene encoding guanine nucleotide-binding protein G(I)/G(S)/G(O) subunit gamma-12, translating to MPSKMHNAGRVAHARRMVQQLRIEASIERIKVSKASSDLMRYCGEHAKSDPLLMGLGASENPFKDKKPCTVL from the exons ATGCCCTCTAAAATGCACAACGCCGGTCGCGTAGCTCACGCCAGGCGGATGGTGCAGCAGCTGAGGATAGAGGCCAGCATCGAGAGGATAAAG GTGTCCAAGGCTTCGTCGGACCTGATGCGCTACTGCGGGGAACACGCCAAGAGCGACCCGCTGCTCATGGGCCTCGGCGCTTCTGAAAACCCTTTCAAGGACAAGAAGCCCTGCACGGTTTTGTAG